Proteins encoded by one window of Streptomyces sp. NBC_01477:
- a CDS encoding iron-containing alcohol dehydrogenase family protein, whose protein sequence is MPVLTRLIPSPVVVDIRTGALADLSRLLADQRISTSGKLALAVSGGSGARLREALAPELPGADWFPVEGGTIDAAVKLADAMRGKRYDAVVGLGGGKIIDVTKYAAARVGLPMVAVATNLSHDGICSPVSTLDNDNGRGSYGVPTPIAVVIDLGVIREAPARYVRAGIGDAVSNLSAIADWELSHRETGEPVDGLAAAMARSAGEAVLRHPGGIGDDAFLGTLAEALVLSGIAMSISGDTRPSSGACHEISHAFDLLFPDRAAAHGEQVGLGAAFAMYLRGAREESGLLAQTLSRHGLPVKPTEMGFTEAEFARAVHYAPQTRPGRFTILEHLDLSDTEIRDAYADYAKTISS, encoded by the coding sequence GTGCCAGTACTGACCCGGCTGATCCCCTCGCCGGTCGTCGTCGACATCAGGACCGGGGCGCTCGCCGACCTGTCCCGGCTGCTGGCCGACCAGCGCATCTCCACCTCGGGCAAGCTCGCGCTGGCCGTCAGCGGCGGCTCGGGCGCCCGGCTGCGCGAGGCGCTGGCGCCGGAACTGCCGGGGGCCGACTGGTTCCCGGTCGAGGGCGGCACCATCGACGCCGCGGTCAAGCTCGCCGACGCCATGCGCGGCAAGCGCTACGACGCGGTCGTCGGCCTCGGCGGCGGCAAGATCATCGACGTCACCAAATACGCCGCCGCACGGGTCGGCCTGCCCATGGTCGCGGTCGCCACCAACCTCTCGCACGACGGCATCTGCTCCCCGGTGTCCACCCTGGACAACGACAACGGCCGCGGCTCCTACGGCGTCCCCACCCCGATCGCCGTGGTCATCGACCTCGGCGTCATAAGGGAGGCGCCGGCCCGCTACGTACGGGCCGGGATCGGCGACGCCGTCTCCAACCTGTCGGCCATCGCCGACTGGGAGCTGTCCCACCGCGAGACCGGCGAACCGGTCGACGGGCTGGCCGCGGCGATGGCCCGCAGCGCGGGCGAGGCCGTCCTGCGGCACCCCGGCGGCATCGGCGACGACGCCTTCCTCGGCACCCTTGCCGAGGCCCTGGTGCTGTCCGGTATCGCCATGTCGATCAGCGGCGACACCCGGCCGTCCTCCGGCGCCTGCCACGAGATCAGCCACGCCTTCGACCTGCTCTTCCCCGACCGGGCCGCCGCGCACGGCGAGCAGGTCGGCCTCGGCGCCGCCTTCGCCATGTACCTGCGCGGCGCCCGCGAGGAGTCGGGCCTGCTCGCCCAGACGCTGAGCCGGCACGGCCTGCCCGTGAAGCCCACGGAGATGGGCTTCACCGAGGCGGAATTCGCCCGGGCGGTGCACTACGCCCCGCAGACCCGCCCCGGCCGCTTCACGATCCTGGAACACCTCGACCTGTCCGACACCGAGATCAGGGACGCATACGCCGACTATGCCAAAACCATCAGTAGCTGA
- a CDS encoding phosphocholine cytidylyltransferase family protein, with protein MIGLVLAAGAGRRLRPHTDTLPKALVPVGPEGARDSLTVLDLTLANFAEVGLTEVAVVVGYRKEAVYARKADLEARYGLKLTLIDNDKAEEWNNAYSLWCARDVIRQGVILANGDTVHPVSVERTLLAARGEGKRMILALDTVKRLADEEMKVVVEPGKGVRRITKLMDPAEASGEYIGVTLIEAEAAADLADALKTTFERDPDLYYEDGYQEMVDRGFTVDVAPIGDVAWVEIDNHDDLARGREIACQY; from the coding sequence ATGATCGGCCTTGTGCTGGCAGCCGGCGCAGGCAGGCGCCTGCGTCCCCACACGGACACCCTGCCCAAGGCCCTGGTGCCGGTCGGCCCGGAGGGCGCGCGGGACAGCCTGACCGTGCTCGACCTGACGCTGGCGAACTTCGCCGAGGTCGGCCTCACCGAGGTCGCGGTCGTCGTCGGCTACCGCAAGGAAGCCGTCTACGCGCGCAAAGCGGACCTCGAAGCGCGCTACGGACTGAAGCTCACCCTGATCGACAACGACAAGGCCGAGGAGTGGAACAACGCCTACTCCCTGTGGTGCGCCCGTGACGTGATCCGGCAGGGTGTGATTCTGGCCAACGGCGACACCGTCCACCCGGTCTCGGTGGAGCGGACGCTGCTCGCCGCCCGCGGCGAGGGCAAGCGGATGATCCTGGCGCTCGACACCGTCAAGCGGCTCGCCGACGAGGAGATGAAGGTCGTCGTGGAGCCCGGCAAGGGCGTACGGCGGATCACCAAGCTGATGGACCCGGCCGAGGCGAGCGGCGAGTACATCGGTGTGACCCTCATCGAGGCCGAGGCGGCGGCCGACCTCGCCGACGCGCTCAAGACCACCTTCGAGCGCGACCCCGACCTGTACTACGAGGACGGCTACCAGGAGATGGTCGACCGCGGCTTCACCGTGGACGTCGCTCCGATCGGTGACGTGGCCTGGGTCGAGATCGACAACCACGACGATCTCGCCAGGGGCCGGGAGATCGCGTGCCAGTACTGA
- a CDS encoding DUF5941 domain-containing protein — MRALGFQVVEADTPDAVAARLTAAPAGDRVAVVDRRFRGHRHALRLALTDPRFDTAAVPGALTARPAARQALVRALAALPAGRSGGPSAYGGGSSAGGASAADTATGTHTAARTATATTAQNAAVPLPAPRSGPADDVLPDALAAALAATGEPPYRPELGVLVAEVATDRAAAEAAGTAIAAVDEESVRLRSAVKARDGFFTTHCISPYSRYLARWCARRGLTPNQVTTASLLVALIAAGCAATGTRAGYVAAGVLLLASFVLDCTDGQLARYSLQYSTLGAWLDATFDRAKEYAYYAGLALGAARGGDDVWALALGAMVLQTCRHVVDFSFNEANHDATANTSPTAALSDKLDSVGWTVWVRRMIVLPIGERWALIAVLTAVSTPRVTLVVLLVGCTLAAGYTTAGRVLRSLTRRARRTDRAARALDDLADSGPLAEVLSAVLRPLARRMPPFAAPAVAVLAAAGVTATAALAPHGSWYPVVAAALYVVTSAFAVALPLKGALDWLVPPMFRAGEYGTVLALAAVSGVNGALPAAFGLVSAVAYHHYDTVYRIRGGAGAPPRAVVRTAGGHEGRTLIVALAAAVAAHRTGFTVTLTVLALAIALLVLVESIRFWVTSGAAAAVHDESGEPA; from the coding sequence CTGCGGGCGCTGGGATTCCAGGTCGTCGAGGCGGACACGCCGGACGCCGTCGCGGCCCGGCTCACCGCGGCGCCGGCCGGCGACCGGGTCGCCGTGGTGGACCGCCGCTTCCGCGGCCACCGGCACGCGCTGCGGCTGGCGCTCACCGACCCGCGGTTCGACACCGCCGCGGTCCCCGGCGCCCTGACCGCCCGCCCCGCCGCCCGGCAGGCCCTGGTCCGCGCCCTGGCGGCGCTCCCGGCCGGGCGCTCCGGCGGCCCGTCCGCCTACGGCGGCGGCTCCTCCGCCGGCGGCGCGTCCGCCGCGGACACCGCGACCGGCACGCACACCGCGGCCAGGACCGCCACCGCCACCACGGCCCAGAACGCCGCCGTACCGCTCCCCGCCCCCCGCAGCGGCCCCGCCGACGACGTCCTGCCCGACGCCCTGGCCGCGGCCCTGGCCGCGACGGGCGAGCCGCCGTACCGCCCCGAGCTGGGCGTCCTGGTCGCCGAGGTGGCCACCGACCGGGCCGCCGCCGAGGCGGCGGGCACCGCGATCGCCGCCGTCGACGAGGAGTCCGTACGGCTGCGCAGCGCGGTCAAGGCCCGCGACGGCTTCTTCACCACGCACTGCATCAGCCCCTACTCGCGCTATCTGGCCCGCTGGTGCGCCCGCCGCGGGCTGACCCCCAACCAGGTCACCACCGCCTCGCTGCTGGTCGCGCTGATCGCCGCCGGGTGCGCCGCCACCGGCACCCGCGCCGGATACGTCGCCGCCGGTGTGCTGCTGCTCGCGTCGTTCGTGCTGGACTGCACCGACGGCCAGCTGGCCCGCTACTCGCTGCAGTATTCGACGCTCGGCGCCTGGCTGGACGCCACCTTCGACCGCGCCAAGGAGTACGCCTACTACGCCGGGCTCGCGCTGGGCGCCGCCCGCGGCGGCGACGACGTGTGGGCGCTCGCGCTGGGCGCCATGGTGCTGCAGACCTGCCGCCATGTCGTCGACTTCTCCTTCAACGAGGCCAACCACGACGCCACCGCCAACACCAGCCCCACCGCCGCGCTGTCCGACAAGCTGGACAGCGTCGGCTGGACGGTCTGGGTGCGGCGGATGATAGTGCTGCCGATCGGCGAGCGCTGGGCGCTGATAGCGGTGCTCACCGCGGTCAGCACCCCCCGCGTCACCCTCGTGGTCCTGCTCGTCGGCTGCACGCTCGCCGCCGGCTACACCACCGCGGGCCGGGTGCTGCGCTCGCTGACCCGCAGGGCCCGCCGCACCGACCGGGCAGCGCGGGCGCTGGACGACCTCGCCGACAGCGGCCCGCTGGCCGAGGTGCTGTCCGCGGTGCTGCGCCCGCTGGCCCGCCGGATGCCGCCCTTCGCCGCGCCCGCCGTGGCCGTGCTCGCCGCCGCCGGGGTGACCGCCACCGCGGCGCTCGCCCCGCACGGCAGCTGGTACCCGGTGGTCGCCGCCGCGCTCTACGTCGTCACCTCGGCCTTCGCCGTCGCGCTGCCGCTCAAGGGCGCGCTGGACTGGCTGGTGCCGCCGATGTTCCGGGCCGGGGAGTACGGCACGGTGCTCGCGCTCGCCGCGGTCTCCGGCGTGAACGGAGCGTTGCCTGCCGCTTTCGGGCTGGTGTCGGCCGTCGCCTACCATCACTACGACACGGTGTACCGCATACGCGGCGGCGCCGGCGCACCCCCGCGGGCCGTGGTGCGGACGGCAGGCGGCCACGAGGGCCGCACGCTGATCGTGGCCCTGGCCGCAGCCGTCGCCGCACACCGTACGGGCTTCACGGTCACGCTGACGGTGCTCGCCCTAGCCATCGCGCTGCTGGTCCTCGTCGAGAGCATCCGTTTCTGGGTGACCTCGGGGGCCGCCGCAGCCGTACACGACGAATCAGGAGAACCCGCATGA
- a CDS encoding cation diffusion facilitator family transporter: MGAGHSHGAGHAHGHGTATAAHRGRLRVALGITVLVLATEVVGSALTGSLALLADAGHMATDAAGIAMALLAVHIAGRPASERRTFGYARAEILAAVLNAVLLFGVGAFIFAEGISRLISPQHFDGGATIVFGLIGMVANTVSLLVLMRGQKESLNVRGAFLEVMADALGSLAVVVAAGIFLATGWRQADAVASLLIGLLIVPRTWRLLREAVDVLLEAAPKNVDMAAVRRHIEGLKGVEGLHDLHAWTITSGMPVLSAHVVVSQDVLEAVGYEKMLHDLQGCLGTHFDVEHCTFQLEPAGHAEHEARLCH, encoded by the coding sequence ATGGGGGCAGGGCACAGCCATGGGGCCGGCCACGCGCACGGCCACGGCACCGCGACCGCCGCACACCGCGGCAGGCTGCGGGTGGCGCTGGGCATCACCGTGCTGGTGCTGGCCACCGAGGTGGTCGGCAGCGCGCTCACCGGTTCGCTCGCGCTGCTCGCCGACGCCGGGCACATGGCCACCGACGCGGCTGGCATCGCGATGGCGCTGCTGGCCGTCCACATCGCGGGCCGCCCGGCGAGCGAGCGCCGCACCTTCGGCTACGCGCGCGCCGAGATCCTGGCGGCGGTGCTCAACGCGGTGCTGCTGTTCGGGGTCGGCGCCTTCATCTTCGCCGAGGGCATCAGCCGGCTGATCTCGCCGCAGCACTTCGACGGCGGGGCCACCATCGTCTTCGGGCTGATCGGCATGGTCGCGAACACGGTGTCGCTGCTGGTCCTGATGCGCGGCCAGAAGGAGAGCCTGAACGTCCGCGGCGCCTTCCTCGAGGTCATGGCGGACGCGCTGGGCTCGCTGGCGGTCGTCGTGGCGGCCGGGATCTTCCTGGCCACCGGCTGGCGGCAGGCCGACGCCGTGGCGTCGCTGCTGATCGGCCTGCTGATCGTGCCGCGCACCTGGCGGCTGCTGCGCGAGGCCGTGGACGTGCTGCTCGAAGCGGCGCCCAAGAACGTGGACATGGCGGCGGTGCGGCGGCACATCGAGGGGCTCAAGGGGGTGGAGGGCCTGCACGACCTGCACGCCTGGACGATCACCTCGGGCATGCCGGTGCTGTCCGCGCACGTGGTGGTCAGCCAGGACGTGCTGGAGGCGGTGGGCTACGAGAAGATGCTGCACGACCTGCAGGGCTGCCTCGGCACCCACTTCGACGTCGAGCACTGCACCTTCCAGCTGGAGCCGGCCGGGCACGCCGAGCACGAGGCGCGGCTGTGCCACTGA
- the idi gene encoding isopentenyl-diphosphate Delta-isomerase yields the protein MPSSPATDRPGSPAGPPPPGGAAEPIMLELVDENGVTIGTAEKLSAHLAPGRLHRAFSVFLFDDAGRMLLQRRALGKYHSPGVWSNTCCGHPYPGEQPFVAAARRTAEELGVAPALMREAGTVRYNHPDPASGLVEQEFNHLYVGLVRGPLDPDPEEIDDTAFAGPSELAKLRAEGTFSAWFGSVLDTALPTVREVTGDRAGW from the coding sequence ATGCCCAGCAGCCCTGCCACCGACCGACCCGGCTCCCCCGCAGGTCCGCCGCCTCCCGGCGGCGCCGCGGAGCCGATCATGCTCGAACTCGTCGATGAGAACGGTGTGACGATCGGCACAGCGGAGAAGCTGTCGGCGCACCTGGCGCCCGGCCGGCTGCACCGGGCGTTCTCGGTCTTCCTCTTCGACGACGCCGGCCGGATGCTGCTCCAGCGCAGGGCGCTGGGCAAGTACCACTCGCCCGGCGTGTGGTCGAACACCTGCTGCGGCCACCCCTATCCCGGTGAGCAGCCCTTCGTCGCCGCCGCCCGGCGCACCGCGGAGGAGCTGGGGGTCGCGCCGGCGCTGATGCGCGAGGCGGGGACCGTGCGCTACAACCACCCGGACCCGGCGTCGGGCCTGGTGGAGCAGGAGTTCAACCACCTGTACGTGGGGCTGGTACGCGGCCCGCTGGACCCCGACCCCGAGGAGATCGACGACACCGCCTTCGCCGGCCCCTCGGAGCTGGCGAAGCTGCGCGCCGAGGGGACGTTCTCCGCGTGGTTCGGTTCGGTGCTCGACACGGCGCTGCCGACGGTGCGCGAGGTCACCGGGGACCGGGCGGGCTGGTAG
- a CDS encoding ATP-binding protein gives MEVRGSIPHEQAPAPGAYEGVWRFTAPTVDPSVPLVRHGVRTLVADLAVPVHDDILHGLLVIVSELVTNAVKHAAVLSPELGVEVAVGPDWIRVAVEDQHPYRPKVLETDHARTGGRGLLLVHAIATEAGGSCGIVQTATGGKMIWAALPLRPPDG, from the coding sequence ATGGAGGTGCGCGGGAGCATCCCGCACGAACAGGCCCCGGCCCCGGGGGCGTACGAGGGGGTGTGGCGCTTCACGGCCCCCACCGTGGATCCCTCGGTGCCCCTGGTACGGCACGGGGTGCGCACACTGGTCGCCGACCTCGCGGTGCCGGTCCACGACGACATCCTGCACGGCCTCCTGGTGATCGTCTCCGAGCTGGTCACCAACGCCGTGAAGCACGCGGCGGTCCTGTCGCCGGAGCTGGGCGTCGAGGTCGCGGTCGGCCCCGACTGGATCCGGGTCGCCGTCGAGGACCAGCACCCGTACCGCCCCAAGGTGCTGGAGACCGACCACGCCAGGACCGGCGGGCGCGGGCTGCTGCTGGTGCACGCGATCGCCACGGAGGCGGGCGGCAGCTGCGGCATCGTGCAGACCGCGACCGGCGGCAAGATGATCTGGGCCGCCCTGCCGTTGCGGCCGCCCGACGGCTGA
- a CDS encoding enoyl-CoA hydratase/isomerase family protein codes for MPPGLSVDTADGTATVTIANPARRNAMTLDMWAALPVLLAPLAKDPAVRVLVLTGAGDTFCAGADISGFTDDAGLWAAQAAAVTAEEALAAFPKPTIAAVRGYCVGGGCQLAAACDLRFAAEGARFGVTPARLGIVYPASTTRRLVRLTGPATAKHLLYSAELIDHERALRTGLVDEVWPPDGLATRVRDYTALLGARSRLTQHAAKDFTDGAPDPERERYWSAQAADSPDALEAATAFLAARTPHFTWTPPN; via the coding sequence ATGCCGCCGGGTCTCTCGGTCGACACCGCAGACGGCACCGCCACGGTCACGATCGCCAACCCGGCCCGCCGCAACGCGATGACGCTGGACATGTGGGCGGCGCTGCCCGTCCTGCTGGCGCCGCTGGCGAAGGACCCGGCGGTGCGGGTGCTGGTGCTCACCGGGGCCGGCGACACCTTCTGCGCGGGCGCCGACATCAGCGGCTTCACCGACGACGCCGGGCTGTGGGCGGCGCAGGCTGCCGCGGTCACGGCGGAGGAGGCGCTGGCCGCCTTCCCGAAGCCGACGATCGCCGCGGTGCGCGGCTACTGCGTCGGCGGCGGCTGCCAGCTCGCGGCGGCCTGCGACCTGCGCTTCGCGGCGGAGGGCGCGCGCTTCGGGGTGACCCCGGCCCGGCTCGGCATCGTCTACCCGGCGTCCACCACCCGGCGGCTGGTCCGGCTGACCGGTCCCGCCACGGCGAAGCACCTGCTCTACTCGGCCGAGCTGATAGACCACGAGCGGGCGCTGCGGACCGGCCTGGTCGACGAGGTGTGGCCGCCCGACGGGCTGGCCACCCGGGTACGCGACTACACCGCCCTGCTCGGCGCCCGCTCCCGCCTCACCCAGCACGCGGCCAAGGACTTCACCGACGGCGCCCCCGACCCCGAGCGCGAGCGCTACTGGTCCGCCCAGGCCGCCGACAGCCCCGACGCCCTGGAAGCCGCCACCGCCTTCCTCGCCGCCCGCACCCCCCACTTCACCTGGACCCCGCCCAACTGA
- a CDS encoding DMT family transporter: MAVFLLGVGAACCLGFGFVLQQRAASRAPLADFLSFRLLLDLLHMPDWLLGVGLMVCGQVLGAVALGYGEVSLVEPLTATNLLFAMALSRRLTGQRLGWSGWAGVSLLALGVTAFIVAGRPRGGGTEAGALRHWLVFGIVAGLAMLLTIKARRLPRSGEAALLGLAAGLLYGLQDSLTRVCGQIVQDRGIAVLAVSWQPYAVGVIGLTGMLLVQSAFEMAPLRMSLPSLTAAQPIAGIVCGVGFLGDRLRFTPGALAWEAAGLAAIVVGVVLLGRHPAMPAGSAKQEPIGATRLR; encoded by the coding sequence GTGGCCGTGTTCCTGCTCGGAGTGGGTGCCGCCTGCTGCCTCGGGTTCGGATTCGTGCTGCAGCAGCGCGCGGCATCCCGCGCCCCGCTCGCGGATTTCCTCTCCTTCCGGCTGCTGCTCGACCTGCTCCACATGCCCGACTGGCTGCTCGGCGTCGGGCTCATGGTGTGCGGCCAGGTGCTGGGCGCGGTCGCCCTCGGCTACGGCGAGGTGTCGCTGGTCGAACCGCTCACCGCGACGAACCTGCTCTTCGCGATGGCGCTGTCCCGGCGGCTGACCGGCCAGCGGCTGGGCTGGAGCGGCTGGGCCGGCGTCAGCCTGCTGGCCCTCGGCGTGACCGCCTTCATCGTCGCCGGCCGGCCCAGGGGCGGCGGCACCGAAGCCGGGGCGCTGCGGCACTGGCTGGTCTTCGGCATCGTCGCCGGGCTCGCGATGCTGCTCACCATCAAGGCCCGCCGGCTGCCCAGGTCGGGCGAGGCGGCACTGCTCGGCCTGGCGGCCGGCCTGCTCTACGGGCTCCAGGACTCCCTGACCCGGGTGTGCGGCCAGATCGTCCAGGACCGCGGGATCGCCGTGCTCGCGGTGTCCTGGCAGCCGTACGCCGTCGGCGTCATCGGGCTCACCGGCATGCTGCTGGTGCAGAGCGCCTTCGAGATGGCGCCGCTGCGGATGTCGCTGCCCTCGCTGACCGCCGCGCAGCCGATCGCCGGGATCGTCTGCGGTGTCGGCTTCCTCGGCGACCGGCTGCGCTTCACGCCGGGCGCGCTGGCCTGGGAGGCGGCGGGCCTGGCGGCGATCGTCGTCGGCGTGGTGCTGCTCGGCCGCCATCCCGCGATGCCGGCCGGCTCGGCGAAGCAGGAGCCGATCGGGGCGACACGCTTGCGCTGA
- a CDS encoding TrmB family transcriptional regulator → MSTEEEPVNDLVALGLARYEARVYLALVRRESYTAAEVARAADVPRQRVYDVLDTLVRRRLATAHPGRVATFSAIAPELAVARLMALQREQLERLDRVSTALTSALVPVWADGRNHTVPLDYVEILRDPKSIAEAFADIQAHASHELLSFCKPPFVAPAANTPGIKVARRLRRSGGTVRAIYTHDALDDEDVLENVRRFGAAGEECRFTAELPLKLIVADARLVLCDMPDPVAGAGTTTALYIEHPALAACLRLAFLTVWDSAQTVAGTLP, encoded by the coding sequence ATGAGTACCGAGGAAGAACCCGTCAACGACCTTGTCGCGCTGGGCCTCGCGCGCTACGAGGCGCGGGTCTACCTCGCGCTGGTGCGCCGCGAGTCGTATACGGCCGCGGAAGTGGCACGCGCCGCCGACGTACCGCGGCAGCGGGTCTACGACGTGCTGGACACGCTCGTACGGCGGCGGCTGGCCACCGCGCACCCCGGGCGGGTGGCGACCTTCTCGGCCATCGCCCCCGAACTCGCCGTCGCCCGGCTGATGGCCCTGCAACGCGAACAGCTGGAACGCCTCGACCGGGTCTCGACCGCGCTCACCAGCGCGCTCGTCCCCGTCTGGGCGGACGGCCGCAACCACACCGTGCCGCTGGACTACGTCGAGATCCTGCGCGACCCCAAGTCCATCGCCGAGGCCTTCGCCGACATCCAGGCGCACGCCTCGCACGAACTGCTCAGCTTCTGCAAACCGCCCTTCGTCGCGCCCGCGGCCAACACCCCCGGCATCAAGGTCGCCCGCAGACTGCGCCGCTCGGGCGGCACCGTGCGGGCCATCTACACCCATGACGCGCTCGACGACGAGGACGTGCTGGAGAACGTACGGCGCTTCGGCGCGGCGGGGGAGGAGTGCCGCTTCACCGCCGAGCTGCCGCTCAAGCTCATCGTCGCCGACGCGCGCCTCGTGCTGTGCGACATGCCCGACCCGGTCGCCGGCGCCGGCACCACGACCGCGCTCTACATCGAGCACCCGGCGCTCGCCGCCTGCCTGCGGCTGGCCTTCCTGACCGTGTGGGACAGCGCGCAGACCGTCGCCGGCACCCTTCCGTGA
- a CDS encoding putative Ig domain-containing protein, with the protein MEGSSLQLTSPGRIRRAVRRAAVAVVAAGALVTGGMVAAASPSVATTPGANTPAATGTAATGATGGAASAAHTARLCSAPATAGQMSCLALARTDVVHHLGISPNATPSGYGPTDLQSAYALPSAGAGATVAIVDAQDDPSAEADLGTYRSQYGLPACTTSNGCFKKVSQTGGTSYPSADSGWAGEISLDLDMVSAVCPQCHILLVEATSASMDDLGTAVNEAVTLGAKYVSNSYGGDEDSSDTTADSQYFNHPGVAITVSSGDSGYGAEYPASSRYVTSVGGTSLSRSSGTTRGWTEKVWGSTTGDGAGSGCSAYDAKPTWQTDTGCAKRTVADVSAVADPATGLAVYDSYQASGWQVYGGTSASSPIIASVYALAGTPAAGSTPASYPYAHTSALNDVTTGTNGSCGGSYLCTATAGYDGPTGLGTPNGTAAFTNGGSTGGNTVTVTSPGNQSTKVGTAVSVQVHATDSASGQTLTYSAAGLPAGLTINASTGVISGTPSTVGSSTVTVTAKDTTNASGSASFTWTITSTGGGGGCTAGQLLANPGFESGAVSWTASTGAIDNSTDAPAHSGSYKAWLDGYGTTHTDTLSQSVTIPATCTSATFTYYLYISSSETSTTTAYDKLTVAAGSTTLASYSNINKGTGYVQRSVSLAPYIGQTVTLKFTGTEDSSLATSFLIDDTAVNVS; encoded by the coding sequence ATGGAGGGCAGTTCATTGCAGCTGACAAGTCCCGGCCGGATCAGACGTGCCGTCCGCCGCGCCGCTGTCGCGGTCGTCGCCGCCGGCGCGCTGGTCACCGGCGGCATGGTCGCCGCCGCGTCCCCGTCCGTCGCCACCACCCCCGGCGCCAACACCCCCGCGGCCACCGGCACCGCGGCGACCGGCGCCACCGGCGGCGCCGCCAGTGCCGCGCACACCGCACGCCTCTGCTCGGCCCCGGCCACCGCGGGGCAGATGTCCTGCCTGGCGCTGGCACGTACCGATGTTGTCCACCACCTCGGCATCTCCCCCAATGCCACCCCGTCCGGCTACGGCCCCACCGACCTGCAGAGCGCGTACGCCCTGCCGTCGGCCGGCGCCGGTGCCACCGTCGCCATCGTCGACGCGCAGGACGACCCGAGCGCGGAAGCCGACCTGGGCACCTACCGCAGCCAGTACGGCCTGCCGGCCTGCACCACGTCCAACGGCTGTTTCAAGAAGGTCAGCCAGACCGGCGGCACGAGCTACCCGTCCGCCGACTCCGGCTGGGCCGGCGAGATCTCGCTCGACCTCGACATGGTCAGCGCCGTGTGCCCGCAGTGCCACATCCTGCTGGTCGAGGCCACCTCGGCGAGCATGGACGACCTGGGCACCGCGGTGAACGAGGCCGTCACCCTGGGCGCGAAGTACGTGTCCAACAGCTACGGCGGCGATGAGGACTCCAGCGACACCACCGCCGACTCGCAGTACTTCAACCACCCCGGTGTGGCCATCACGGTCAGCTCGGGCGACAGCGGCTACGGCGCCGAATACCCGGCCTCGTCGCGTTACGTCACCTCGGTCGGCGGCACCTCGCTGAGCCGGTCGAGCGGCACCACCCGCGGCTGGACCGAGAAGGTGTGGGGCTCGACCACCGGTGACGGCGCGGGCTCCGGCTGCTCCGCCTACGACGCCAAGCCCACCTGGCAGACCGACACCGGCTGCGCCAAGCGGACCGTCGCCGACGTCTCCGCGGTCGCCGACCCGGCCACCGGCCTGGCCGTCTACGACAGCTACCAGGCCAGCGGCTGGCAGGTCTACGGCGGCACCAGCGCCTCGTCGCCGATCATCGCCTCGGTCTACGCGCTGGCCGGCACCCCGGCCGCGGGCAGCACCCCGGCCTCCTACCCGTACGCGCACACCAGCGCCCTCAACGACGTGACCACCGGCACCAACGGCTCGTGCGGCGGCAGCTACCTGTGCACCGCGACGGCGGGTTACGACGGCCCGACCGGCCTCGGCACACCGAACGGCACGGCCGCCTTCACCAACGGCGGCTCGACCGGCGGCAACACCGTCACGGTCACCAGCCCGGGCAACCAGTCCACCAAGGTCGGCACCGCCGTCAGCGTCCAGGTCCACGCCACAGACTCCGCGTCGGGCCAGACCCTGACGTATTCAGCGGCCGGCCTGCCCGCGGGCCTGACGATCAACGCCTCGACCGGCGTGATCTCCGGCACCCCCAGCACGGTGGGCAGCTCCACCGTCACCGTCACCGCCAAGGACACCACCAACGCCAGCGGCTCGGCGTCCTTCACCTGGACGATCACCAGCACCGGCGGCGGAGGCGGCTGCACCGCCGGCCAGCTGCTCGCCAACCCCGGCTTCGAGAGCGGCGCCGTCAGCTGGACCGCGTCCACAGGCGCGATCGACAACAGCACCGACGCCCCGGCCCACTCCGGCTCCTACAAGGCCTGGCTCGACGGCTACGGGACCACCCACACCGACACCCTGTCCCAGTCGGTGACCATCCCCGCCACCTGCACCAGCGCCACCTTCACCTACTACCTCTACATCTCCAGCAGCGAGACCAGCACCACCACCGCCTACGACAAGCTCACCGTCGCAGCCGGCAGCACCACCCTGGCCTCGTACTCCAACATCAACAAGGGCACCGGCTACGTCCAGCGGTCCGTCAGCCTGGCCCCCTACATCGGCCAGACCGTCACCCTGAAGTTCACCGGAACCGAGGACTCCTCCCTGGCGACCTCCTTCCTGATCGACGACACCGCCGTCAACGTCAGCTGA